A single window of Pyxicephalus adspersus chromosome 10, UCB_Pads_2.0, whole genome shotgun sequence DNA harbors:
- the MFSD13A gene encoding transmembrane protein 180 — protein sequence MGLRFISGVFNLPTAVLYGSLSFFLSVLHNVFLLYYVDTFVSVYKIDKLSFWIGETVFLIWNSLNDPLFGWLSDHIFLSTKQSNVDISTPDVVLKRLKALGRNGPLFALSFLAFWVSWAHPGIQFLICLCLYDSFLTMVDLNHNALLADLAVSAVERTRLNFHCSLFSAIGSLSVFASYTVWNKEDFFSFRIFCVILAAISAFGFTVSTWLLKQRFQARSSSVSDQDILKELLVEESSVSPEKNITLFEYLKQLSRHRNFLWFVCMNLVQVFHCHFNSNFFPLFLEHLLSDRISVSTGSFLLGISYIAPHLNNMYFLSLCQKYGVYSVVRWLFIIKLVLSVLMLFAGPDQIYLLCIFIASNRVFTEGTCKLLNLVITDLVDEDFVLNRRKQAASALMFGMVALVTKPGQTFAPLIGTWLLCVYTGYDIFQRDAMNNISTEPQMDSSQVMTTTLRHGCFYLLVFIPITCALLQLFTWSHFTLHGKRLISVKNYRQAQNHNPTDVKDI from the exons ATGGGTCTGCGATTCATTTCTGGGGTTTTCAATCTCCCCACGGCCGTTCTCTATGGCTCCTTGTCATTTTTTCTTTCCGTCCTGCacaatgttttccttttgtattATGTGGACACTTTTGTTTCGGTTTACAAGATCGACAAGCTGTCTTTCTGGATTGGGGAG actgtttttttaatatggaacAGCTTGAACGATCCTTTGTTTGGGTGGTTAAGTGACCACATCTTTTTGAGCACAAAACA gtccAATGTAGATATATCAACCCCTGATGTGGTGCTGAAGAGACTCAAGGCCTTAGGAAGAAATGGACCATTATTTGCACTCTCATTCCTGGCTTTCTGGGTATCTTGGGCTCACCCTGGCATCCAGTTTCTTATCTGTCTCTGCCTGTATGACAGCTTCCTCACTATGGTGGATCTCAACCACAACGCCTTGCTGGCCGACTTAGCCGTCTCAGCTGTGGAGAGGACTAGACTTAACTTTCATTGTTCTCTGTTTAGTGCTATTGGCTCTCTCTCAGTTTTTGCATCTTACACTGTGTGGAATAAGGAAGACTTTTTTTCATTCCGGATATTTTGTGTGATATTGGCAGCCATTTCTGCCTTTGGATTTACAGTGTCAACATGGCTGCTTAAACAGCGCTTCCAGGCACGAAGTAGTTCTGTCAGTGACCAGGATATACTCAAAGA ACTGCTTGTGGAGGAATCCTCAGTCTCCCCTGAGAAAAACATAACACTTTTTGAATACCTCAAGCAGCTGTCCAGACACCGTAACTTCCTTTGGTTTGTCTGCATGAATCTGGTGCAG GTTTTTCACTGCCATTTCAACAGTAATTTCTTCCCTCTCTTTCTGGAACATTTATTGTCTGACAGAATTTCTGTTTCTACTGGATCTTTTCTACTAG ggATTTCTTACATTGCACCACATCTAAACAATATGTACTTCCTCTCACTGTGTCAGAAATATGGTGTTTACAGTGTTGTACGATGGCTCTTCATCATCAAGCTGGTCCTCAGTGTTCTGATGCTTTTTGCTGGGCCTGACCAGATATATCTACTCTGTATATTTATTGCCAG caATCGTGTGTTTACCGAGGGAACATGTAAACTGTTAAACCTGGTGATCACAGATTTGGTGGATGAAGACTTTGTTCTAAATCGTAGGAAGCAGGCTGCATCAGCATTAATGTTTGGCATGGTTGCTTTGGTCACTAAACCTGGCCAAACCTTCGCCCCTCTCATTGGCACATGGTTACTGTGTGTCTATACAG GATATGATATTTTTCAGCGTGATGCCATGAATAATATTAGTACCGAGCCACAGATGGATTCCAGCCAAGTGATGACCACTACTTTGCGCCATGGTTGCTTCTATCTTCTTGTATTTATCCCAATAACATGTGCCCTGCTGCAGCTCTTCACCTGGTCACACTTCACTCTACATGGAAAACGGCTCATCAGCGTGAAGAATTATCGCCAGGCTCAGAACCATAACCCCACAGATGTTAAAGATATATGA